Proteins from one Deltaproteobacteria bacterium genomic window:
- a CDS encoding CGGC domain-containing protein, producing the protein MKRISIIICNRYRACAGGKCLRSLRNREGAFSLYKGEEVELVGYTTCGGCPGGNVEHCPAEMKKNGTDVIHLATGLVVGYPPCPYLEDFCSFIPTKYDIDVVVGTHPIPQNYYLTHRELGTWESDRWQERIKHVLTDEATRLAYD; encoded by the coding sequence ATGAAGAGAATTAGCATAATTATCTGCAACCGTTACCGTGCTTGTGCGGGCGGGAAGTGCTTGCGATCTTTGAGAAATCGTGAAGGAGCATTTTCTCTGTACAAGGGAGAGGAAGTCGAACTAGTGGGCTATACCACCTGCGGAGGCTGCCCCGGTGGAAACGTAGAGCACTGCCCGGCGGAGATGAAAAAGAATGGAACAGATGTCATCCATTTGGCTACGGGTTTGGTGGTCGGCTATCCTCCCTGCCCATACCTGGAAGATTTTTGTTCGTTTATCCCGACAAAATACGATATAGACGTGGTCGTCGGAACTCATCCGATTCCGCAAAACTATTATCTCACACACCGGGAATTAGGCACATGGGAGTCTGACAGGTGGCAGGAACGCATCAAGCACGTCCTCACGGACGAGGCAACACGTTTGGCATACGACTGA